The genomic stretch ACCGAAACCGGTTTTACAAAACTGTTAGATTCAAATAATAGTATTCAAAACCAAAAATTTTATTTTTTGGTCACTTCATATCTCATAAATTATAAATGACTTTATAAATGTAAAAAGTGTTAATGTGTGAGACACTTTTATGAGGAGAGAAAAAAGAGAATATGAAAATAAGGATTCTATTATTGAAGAATGAATATGTTACAAACTAATTCATATATGcatttatttatatataaaattaCTTGACTACTAAATAACAAATTATAACAAACTAAGTAACAAACACTAAATCTTAATTGATTTCGGGCTTGGGCCAcacacaacttggattatatcttATATCTCAACATACCCCCCTATAATCCAAGTTGTCCAACATACACTAATCAAGTCGATCTGAACTATTCATAATTTCTTTCTCAAATCCAGAAATCTATCGTTCTTCAATCCTTTGGTGAAAATATTGGTCAACTGTGCTTCACTTGAGCAATGTTTCACTTCAAGTTCACCTCCATTTACCTTCTCCCTAAGGAAATGAAATCTATCTTCAATGTGCTTACTCCTTCCATGCAAAACTAGATTCTTCGTAAGATTTATGAATGACTTGTTGGCGATCTGCAGCACCagaggtttcttcacttcgacctCCATTTCTTCAAGCACATATTTGATCCAAATTGTTTGACATACAACATAAGATCctgctatatattcagcctcaTACGATGACAATGCCATCACATGttgctttctcgagcaccatgagattggGGTGCCAAACACTTGAAAGAAATAACCAGTTGTGCTTCTTCGATCTTCCTTATCTCCATACCAATCAACATCTGAATATCAAGTAACTATAACTTCTTTACTTTCAGAGTCTCGTCGAAATAGAATTTCATAGTTTATCGATCACTCTAAGTATCTCAGGATTCTTCTTGCAGCCTTCATGTGTGACACTCTTGGTTCACTCATGTATCTTCTCACTAATCTGACTGAGAAACTTATATCAGGTTGACTGTTGCGCACATATCTCATGGATCCGACAATTTGTTTAAACAAAGTTGCATCGACTTTGTCTTCCTCTCCATGTTTCTCCAACTTCGAATTTGGTTTGATATGTGAAGGTGCAATAGTCAAATTATTTTGAAATATCCTGAGTATCTCTTTGACATACTTTCTTTAATGTAACACCATACCTTACTTCTACATTTGAAATTCCATGTCTATGAAATAAGATAAATTTCTCTAATCCGACATTTGAAATTCCTTCTTCATCAACTCTTTGAACTTCGACAACTTCTCAAAACTACTTCCAGTTACTAATAAACCATCGACATATAAGCAGATGATTGTTATATCTCGTGCCACAACCTGAACACAGACACCATACTCATATTTGCATTTGACGAATCACAACTCGACTAAGTATGAATCGATCTTCTTGTTCCATGCCCTAGGTGTCTGCTTGAGACACAAGCGCTTTGTGCAATTTGTATACTTTCCCTACTTCCTCCTAAATTATAAACCCAGGAGGTTGTGTGGCATATACCTCTTCATCTAGAGGACCATTCAAAAATGTTaatttcacatctaagtgaaatgtcgACCAACCTTGATTGCATGTCAAGACGACGACTAGTCAAACAGTCTCCAATCTTGCTAATGGTATGTATACTTCAGAGTAGTCGACACATGCTCTCTGAAGAAAACCCCGAACTACCAATCTCATCTTATGTCTTGCTATCGATTCATCAACATTGTCCATCAACTTAAACATCACTTCACTTCGATAACTTTTGTATGTGTTGGTTTCGATTTCGATCAAAGAATTCAGAAAAAACAAATTTAATATTCCATATTATTCACATAAAAGTGACCGTTTGATTTCGATCAAACActttaaaaaaaacaaatttatttttttcaaaattatcAACTCTGAATGAGAGCTGTCCGATTTAATTCTTCATTCAAATGCGTGAATTAATgcttttttttttcaaaaaggAAGGGTATCGTAAGTGAGGATAGAATGGTAAGTGTGCTTTAATAATTACACTTCGTGTGGAATTCGTTTCCTCTTATTCTCGTATCTAACTGAGGGAAGAAAACTGAGAATCTCACATACATTCCCACGCCCTGATTCATCTGAGAAGAGAAGAGAACGCCAACAGAAATCCCGTTCTTCACCTTGCGCCGCCTCAGAACCAGTCGTCGTTCACCTCTTCCCACTCACCGTCTGCTGCGCAGGTTCCTCTTCATCTTTCTAGCTTTCTTCACAAAGCCGCTgatttttctttcattttttcttcaatTACTCAAAACATCACAAAATGCATGTGCAATGCTAGGCTAGTTGTTCGATTTCAGTAACACCGGAACCTGTGAACATCGAACAAGTTTGGTGATTGCATATTTACTGTTTATCCACAAACTGAAACCCTAACCCTTGGAGAAGCCCTATCTAGTTCTTTCAATCCTCCACGTAAGCATTTCCAAATTATGGCCAAAACATTAAGCTAGATGTGAATTCAAGTTGGTATACTAGGGTATTATGGTTTTGTTTGATCTATGATAGGATATTTAATCTTTTATTGGCATGAAAAATGCAACCTTATTATCAAGTATTCATTTCATTGTATTTCATGTTGATGATCTCGTCTTTCCCTTAGCGGTCTGAAAATATGGGTGACCGACAAGTAGTTGACACAGTTGATCAACAGCTGCCATCTTCTCCTCCTCTTCCACCTCCTCCTCCTCCCTCAAAGGATGATATGATTTCATGTGTTATGGCTTTGGAGGCTGCTCTGCTTCCCTGTTTGCCAGCCAAAGAGCTTCAAGCCATAGACCGTTCCCCCCATCCTTCTCATCAAAGTGAGTAACTACTAACTACAGATCTTTCAAATTTCAGATTTCTATGCCCTGTATTAGAAATTAAATTACATGATAGCTTAGTAGTTCTGTCAATATTGTTTTTCTGATACTTTCTTTAAGTATATTAATTGAAATGTAAACCATAAATAATTTAATCAAGATATTTTCAAGCGAGGCTGTAATGTTTTGTATGTATAAAATTGGATGACTTGTTACAAGTTGTGAGTAAATAGTTTGACTTGTTATAACAAAGCCAAAAGATAATCACTGTTACTTAATTTTAAGTTTAAAGGAATGAAAATGCTTAATGCCAACATAAAATACATTATAGGATTCTTGAGTGAAAGCTCCATGTGTCATTAGATTCAGACTAGTAGTCAAACAATTATTTACACCACTAATGATCAAGTCTCAAACAGGCTCCATGTAAATTGCGTTTTGATTTAAATGGTGCCAATTAGGGAGTAATTGTGCAGTTGAATACAATCTTGTATGAGACTGATATAAATGCTAGAAGCAGAGTAGTCAGTCCCAGATGGTGGCGCAGAGCGGCTGACCCCAAAAATGGGTTATGGGATAGTGTACAGCGGGATGTTTTCTATTTGATCATTTTTGGGGACAAGTTACATGAATAATAATTATAAACATATATTTAATGTAAAATTAAACAAATAACTCAAAAACCCTTAAAATATTCACAAACCAAAGCACGAGACTTAATAAAAAACACTCTAAAACCATCAACAACTCTTGATCAACATCAACAAATCTTAATCAAAACATCACATCCCAAAATTCAATCTTAAGTACCAAATATTAAAATTCAAACTATCATAGAAATCAAATATTATCATAATTGAAGTCTTTACAACGAAAACTCATCATCAAACAAGTCTTTTTCTTCGACATATTCCTCTTCATCCCCCACCCTATTATCATCTTCAAACTCTTCATTTTCTTCAatgtaattaaaataaaaatagagGAGACAAAGtgtaattaaaataaaaatagagaagacaaagtgtgattaaaataaaaatagagaagacaaagtGTGACTAAAATTAAAACTGAGAATACAAGTGTGATTAATATTAAAAACACGGAAGAAAAAGTATAACAGAGGTAGGAAAAAATAGAGGATCAAAGCAGAAAAAGAAAAACACAAACTCGGGGGAAGAAGCGATGTAGCATATAAAGAAAGAAACAGAGAAGAAAAAGAAAGCAACTGACAAGAAGAAAAAACCAACGTGAAAAGAAAGACATGATGGAGGAGAGGGAGGAGATGGTGACCGAGAGGAGGAACAACTGCAGAGGGAAGAACGAAGTGCAGAGAGAGGTGAGGGAGGAACTCATGATTTTTCTTTGGAACAAGAACAACTGAAGTGAAGAAACGTTGGTAAAGGAAGGTTAGGGTTGAGTCTTAACTCAAATTTGATTGAAAAACCCAAAATTACCCTTAAAATGTTATAAATTTAATGGTAATTTCAGTTTTTCAAAGGGGAAAAGGATAGCGGGGCAGAAACCGCTTCGGGCCAGGAACCGCTTCGCCCCGCCACATGCTACTTACCCTATAGTGGCCACTATTGTGTTATGCACTGCTAAGACTCTTCCCATAGCGGCCAGCCTCCGCTCCGCTATAGTGGGATAGTGGTGTTATTGGCCGCCGTTGACTACTCTGGCTAGAAGTCATGGGAC from Lathyrus oleraceus cultivar Zhongwan6 chromosome 7, CAAS_Psat_ZW6_1.0, whole genome shotgun sequence encodes the following:
- the LOC127103980 gene encoding uncharacterized protein LOC127103980 isoform X2; protein product: MGDRQVVDTVDQQLPSSPPLPPPPPPSKDDMISCVMALEAALLPCLPAKELQAIDRSPHPSHQIMNAPIINGEKRRVVKGPKTMSCICIYLDLVSLEFKYNSCGVTSNRAIVLKLAVSRRGSPC